One segment of Burkholderiaceae bacterium DAT-1 DNA contains the following:
- a CDS encoding DUF1800 domain-containing protein yields the protein MSAKRKWVSAIAAIACALPAACATLTSQEASRFLEQASFGPTTQSVADVQRLGVGGWLDQQFATPATGYAGFSYMDPSSSVGCPKDTAPPTCHRDHYTLYHLQRRFFMNALTGPDQLRQRVALALSQIMVTSGVRINQPYAMAAYQQILLNDAFGNFSTLLKDVSLSPAMGRYLDMVNNDKANPAKGTAANENYARELMQLFSLGLVQLNADGSIKKDSAGNPLASYTQEQIEETANALTGWTFPARPGAAPKWTDPAYYLGQMVAIESHHDVTRKTIVSDTVIPAGQAAANDVEGVIAAISRHPNAGPFIGRQLIQHLVTSNPSPAYVARVTAVFNNNGNGVRGDLKAVISTILTDPEARNQPTLVAEYGRLREPVLYQLALMRALGGTSDGVYLRGQAAVMLQDIFNSPTVFSFYPPDYLLPGNKSLQGPPFAIYNASSSVARSNFTIGILNKNGIAADASVPDSIGTKIDYATWLPLAATPTALVDKIDATLFHGTMSADLRTLILNAVNGVKASDSFNRVRSALYLAAMSPQFQIQR from the coding sequence ATGTCAGCAAAGAGAAAATGGGTGAGTGCAATCGCTGCTATCGCATGTGCCTTGCCTGCGGCGTGTGCCACGCTTACCTCTCAGGAAGCATCACGTTTTCTGGAACAAGCCAGTTTTGGCCCGACGACGCAATCGGTGGCTGACGTACAGCGCCTGGGTGTGGGCGGCTGGCTCGACCAGCAATTCGCCACGCCTGCTACCGGTTACGCCGGATTCAGCTATATGGATCCGAGCAGCTCGGTCGGCTGCCCCAAGGATACGGCGCCACCAACCTGTCATCGCGATCACTACACGCTCTATCATCTGCAGCGCCGCTTCTTTATGAATGCCCTAACTGGTCCCGACCAGTTGCGTCAGCGTGTGGCCCTGGCACTGAGTCAGATTATGGTGACGTCTGGCGTACGCATTAATCAGCCGTATGCCATGGCTGCCTATCAGCAAATTCTGCTGAATGATGCATTTGGCAATTTTTCGACCTTGCTCAAGGATGTTTCGCTGAGTCCCGCTATGGGCCGTTATCTGGACATGGTGAACAATGATAAAGCCAATCCCGCCAAAGGCACGGCTGCCAACGAAAACTATGCGCGGGAGCTGATGCAGCTCTTTAGTCTGGGACTGGTGCAACTTAATGCCGATGGCAGCATTAAAAAGGATAGCGCGGGCAATCCGCTGGCCTCGTACACTCAGGAGCAGATTGAAGAAACCGCGAATGCCCTGACTGGCTGGACCTTTCCGGCTCGTCCCGGCGCTGCGCCTAAATGGACCGACCCTGCCTATTACCTCGGACAGATGGTGGCGATCGAATCACATCACGATGTCACACGCAAAACGATTGTTAGCGATACGGTTATTCCTGCAGGGCAAGCGGCAGCGAACGATGTCGAGGGTGTGATCGCTGCCATTTCACGCCACCCGAATGCAGGGCCATTTATTGGCCGTCAGCTTATTCAGCACTTGGTTACCAGTAACCCGTCTCCGGCTTATGTGGCACGTGTCACGGCCGTGTTCAACAATAACGGCAATGGTGTACGCGGTGACCTGAAGGCAGTGATTAGCACTATTCTCACTGATCCGGAAGCGCGTAATCAGCCCACATTAGTCGCCGAGTATGGCCGCCTGCGTGAGCCAGTGCTTTACCAGCTTGCGCTGATGCGTGCATTGGGCGGAACATCTGACGGTGTGTATCTGCGTGGACAGGCTGCTGTCATGCTGCAGGACATCTTCAATTCGCCGACGGTATTCAGTTTCTATCCGCCGGATTATCTGCTGCCCGGGAACAAGTCGTTGCAAGGCCCACCTTTTGCAATCTACAACGCTTCTTCTTCTGTGGCGCGTAGCAACTTCACCATAGGCATCTTGAATAAGAACGGGATCGCAGCCGATGCCAGTGTGCCGGATTCCATTGGCACCAAGATCGATTACGCCACGTGGTTGCCACTGGCTGCCACACCCACGGCACTGGTCGACAAGATTGATGCAACGCTGTTTCATGGAACGATGTCGGCTGATCTGCGTACGCTGATTTTGAATGCGGTGAACGGGGTGAAGGCATCGGATAGTTTTAATCGGGTTCGCAGTGCGCTCTATCTTGCCGCGATGTCCCCGCAATTCCAGATTCAACGCTGA
- the pmbA gene encoding metalloprotease PmbA, producing the protein MTRLAGLVAGGSSRGRINMNDKHRGNTGFSMAQAQLQQLVSDALNEAKQLGATACDVDITEGVGQSVAVRLGEVETIEYNRDKAISITAYVGQAKGHASSSDFSPAAIAQTAAAAVAIARHTAADPCAGLPDADRLATTFRELDLYHPWSIDVESAITMALDCEAAARGVDPRISNSEGANVASHTSHSVFANSLGFMGYQQSSRHYLSCTVIAQEGEAMQRDYWHSSQRCPDDLDTPEAVGRKAGERALSRLGARRIPTGEYPVLFEPAMAAGLLGHFVSAISGGALYRGATFLADSLGKQVFSPIVRLSEDPFIPRAFGSGNFDAEGVATQARDLLVDGVVQGYILGSYSARKLGMQSTGNAGGTHNLILHSTAGDFTDMLKRLGTGLLVTEMLGQGVNSVTGDYSRGAAGYWVENGQIMYPVEEITIAGNLKDMFRQIVAIGSDVEIRGAKRLGSVLIERMRVAGL; encoded by the coding sequence ATGACCCGACTCGCCGGATTAGTCGCCGGAGGGTCTTCGAGAGGAAGAATAAATATGAACGACAAACATCGAGGCAATACCGGGTTTTCTATGGCGCAGGCACAGTTACAGCAGCTGGTAAGCGATGCGCTGAATGAGGCAAAACAATTAGGTGCGACTGCCTGCGATGTCGATATCACTGAGGGTGTGGGGCAGAGCGTAGCGGTGCGCCTGGGCGAAGTTGAAACCATTGAATACAATCGCGACAAGGCTATCTCGATTACTGCCTATGTAGGTCAGGCGAAGGGACATGCCAGCAGCTCGGATTTTTCACCGGCCGCCATTGCGCAAACTGCGGCAGCTGCGGTCGCCATTGCCCGCCATACCGCTGCTGACCCGTGTGCAGGTTTGCCAGATGCTGATCGTCTGGCCACCACGTTTCGCGAACTGGATCTTTATCACCCCTGGTCAATTGATGTCGAAAGCGCCATCACCATGGCGCTGGACTGCGAGGCGGCGGCGCGTGGCGTGGATCCGCGTATCAGTAACTCCGAAGGTGCCAATGTCGCCAGCCATACCTCACACTCGGTATTCGCCAATTCGCTCGGTTTTATGGGTTACCAGCAATCCAGCCGCCACTATCTGTCCTGTACGGTGATCGCACAGGAAGGGGAGGCCATGCAGCGCGACTACTGGCATTCCAGCCAGCGGTGTCCGGATGATCTCGATACGCCAGAGGCTGTGGGACGCAAAGCGGGGGAGCGCGCACTGTCGCGTCTCGGAGCGCGACGGATTCCAACGGGTGAGTATCCAGTCTTGTTTGAACCAGCGATGGCTGCCGGGCTGCTTGGCCATTTCGTGTCAGCCATTTCTGGCGGCGCGTTGTATCGCGGTGCGACCTTTCTGGCAGATAGCCTTGGCAAACAAGTGTTTTCACCCATTGTGCGCCTGAGCGAGGATCCGTTTATTCCGCGTGCCTTTGGTAGCGGCAATTTCGATGCAGAAGGCGTAGCGACGCAGGCGCGAGATCTGCTTGTCGATGGTGTGGTTCAGGGCTATATCCTTGGATCGTATTCGGCACGCAAGCTGGGGATGCAATCCACCGGTAATGCTGGTGGCACGCATAATCTGATTCTTCATTCTACCGCAGGTGATTTCACCGATATGCTGAAACGGCTGGGTACCGGATTACTGGTCACTGAAATGCTGGGGCAGGGCGTGAACTCGGTGACAGGTGACTACTCACGCGGTGCGGCGGGTTACTGGGTAGAAAATGGCCAGATCATGTACCCGGTCGAGGAAATTACCATTGCGGGCAATCTGAAGGATATGTTCCGGCAGATTGTGGCGATTGGCAGTGATGTGGAAATTCGCGGCGCGAAACGGCTCGGGTCGGTGTTGATCGAACGGATGCGCGTGGCTGGCTTGTAA
- a CDS encoding DUF615 domain-containing protein — MARQNASDHEEYYDDDEIEFVSKSQMKREMDALQDLGEQLIALGKDQLKKLDLPEALVTAIAEAKRLTANGAIRRQKQYIGKLMRSIDPEPIQAYLAALRGDNDQQTAWLHMLERTRDELVASDAAVAKLINDHPDLDIQALRTMVRNARTEKAAGKPPKHFRSLFQLLKELFPAPSLLPAKATDDEDDDDDEDDDE, encoded by the coding sequence ATGGCTCGCCAAAACGCATCCGACCACGAAGAATATTACGACGACGACGAAATTGAGTTCGTCAGCAAATCCCAGATGAAGCGCGAAATGGACGCACTTCAGGATCTGGGCGAACAACTTATCGCATTGGGTAAGGATCAGCTCAAGAAGCTCGATCTGCCTGAAGCTTTGGTCACGGCCATCGCCGAAGCCAAGCGGCTGACTGCCAATGGCGCCATCCGCCGCCAGAAGCAGTACATCGGCAAGCTGATGCGCAGCATCGATCCCGAGCCAATCCAGGCCTATCTCGCCGCGCTTCGGGGTGACAACGACCAGCAAACGGCCTGGTTACACATGCTGGAACGCACCCGTGACGAACTGGTCGCAAGCGACGCCGCTGTTGCAAAACTGATCAATGATCATCCAGATCTTGATATTCAGGCGCTGCGCACCATGGTTCGCAATGCGCGCACAGAAAAAGCTGCGGGCAAGCCGCCCAAGCACTTTCGCTCGCTCTTCCAGTTGCTGAAGGAGCTATTCCCGGCGCCCTCTCTCTTGCCTGCCAAGGCAACGGACGACGAGGACGATGATGATGACGAGGATGATGACGAATGA
- the mog gene encoding molybdopterin adenylyltransferase has product MIRIGLVSISDRASSGVYEDKGIPALSDWLGRALSTPFELHTRLIADEQPIIEATLCELVDDVGCSLVLTTGGTGPAIRDVTPEATLAVADREMPGFGEQMRQISLNFVPTAILSRQVGVIRKQALILNLPGQPKSIKETLEGLRNEDGSTRVHGIFAAVPYCLDLIGAPWMDTHPEVVSAFRPKSAQKPVPA; this is encoded by the coding sequence ATGATCCGCATCGGACTCGTCTCCATTAGCGATCGGGCCAGTTCGGGCGTGTATGAAGATAAAGGCATTCCGGCGCTCAGCGACTGGTTAGGCCGTGCGCTGTCCACGCCTTTCGAGCTGCATACCCGACTGATTGCCGATGAACAGCCCATCATCGAAGCCACGCTGTGCGAGCTGGTCGATGATGTCGGATGCAGTCTGGTGCTGACAACCGGTGGAACTGGCCCTGCTATTCGCGATGTCACACCGGAAGCCACGCTGGCGGTGGCGGATCGCGAAATGCCGGGGTTTGGCGAACAGATGCGCCAGATCAGCTTGAACTTTGTGCCAACCGCTATTCTGTCGCGTCAGGTTGGCGTCATTCGCAAGCAAGCACTCATCCTCAATCTGCCGGGTCAGCCCAAGTCGATCAAGGAAACGCTGGAAGGTCTGCGCAATGAAGATGGCAGTACGCGCGTACATGGCATTTTTGCCGCGGTACCCTATTGCCTCGATCTGATTGGCGCACCCTGGATGGATACCCACCCGGAAGTCGTCTCAGCGTTCCGCCCCAAGAGCGCACAAAAGCCCGTTCCCGCCTGA
- a CDS encoding PDZ domain-containing protein encodes MRLSRLARATLLAVGVVSAASASNGYFRHPTVHGNQLVFTAEGDLWTASITGGEAHRLTSHESEESRSHLSPDGKLIAFVASYEGTQEAWVMPAAGGQPRRLTFEGGAVHVLGWTPKGEVLYSAFNSVGPNNQRVISTVHPDTLARRTFPLADVTDAEMSDDGNTLFVVRHGPTVRNDNLKLYRGGLAAEIWRFDVNGKSEAVKLAFNFPAKRPMVWQGRLYFVTDKDGTDNVWSSTFDGSDLRQETRNSGWDMRGVSLDQGHIVYQLGADIHVFDLASGKDSVPDIHLSSDFRQQAERTIRNPLNWLESVDLAASGNRVALVARGQIALAGQNQLRRIDIATPAGSRSRLATISHNGKWVYAINDANGEQQIWRFPADGSQGGKALTSDQAGYRTTLVESPDGKWIVHGNKFGKLWLLDIASGKNTLLDESISGDYSNIVFSPDSKTLALSRTGATGQRNQIVLVEMSSGGKHMVTTEKYDSHDPAFSPDGKWLYFLSDRNFEASIAGPWGDRNMGPFFDKRTKVYALALQDGLRFPFQPKDELEVSQGDKAADSKDHDKKSADKDKSGEGDKAKPDSKALPAIVWNGLNGRLFEVPLAAGNYRGLDLDDKRLYILEASGQGKHVLKTLPIEATSPQALVFANDVREAVLSSDKKKVMIRKQNNDLLIADAGAKLPDDVSKLAVRTGDWNVTLQPRAEWNQMFADAWRMHRDFLFDPNMRGADWKTVRAKYEALLPRVNDRLELEDLIAQMNSEVSTLHSQMRPGDVRNAGDGSTPAFLGATVEKVTDGYKVTHIYRGDPELPDEASPLLKPGVDIREGDVITAINGKLTIEARDLSDLLRNQAGQQILIDFKRGQDARRAIIIAANAMTNSGLRYGDWEESLRRKVDEASKGRIGYLHLRAMGGNDIANFAREFYANINRDGLIIDVRRNNGGNIDSWIIEKLLRRAWAFWRPRDGSPDFKYTNMQQTFRGHLVVLIDEQSYSDGEAFAAGIKELGIAPLIGKRTAGAGVWLSDGNRLVDGGQARAAENGVFSVKTGELMVEGIGVEPDILVENPPRHTFEGGDKQLEAAIQWLQDKLTREPIKPLVQGAIPPVGKSVK; translated from the coding sequence ATGAGATTGTCGCGTCTGGCTCGTGCCACGCTTTTGGCTGTTGGTGTTGTATCCGCCGCATCCGCTTCGAATGGCTATTTCCGTCACCCTACGGTTCACGGCAATCAGCTCGTCTTTACTGCCGAGGGCGATCTCTGGACTGCCTCAATCACGGGCGGCGAGGCACATCGTCTCACCTCGCACGAGAGTGAAGAAAGTCGCTCGCATCTCTCGCCAGATGGCAAGCTGATCGCATTTGTTGCCAGCTACGAAGGCACGCAGGAAGCGTGGGTGATGCCTGCTGCAGGCGGACAGCCACGCCGGCTCACCTTTGAGGGCGGCGCAGTTCATGTACTGGGTTGGACGCCAAAAGGTGAAGTGCTATACAGCGCATTCAATAGTGTCGGGCCGAACAATCAACGCGTCATCTCGACAGTCCATCCGGATACGCTCGCCCGTCGCACCTTTCCGCTGGCCGATGTCACGGATGCGGAGATGAGTGACGATGGCAACACACTGTTTGTGGTGCGCCATGGGCCAACCGTGCGCAATGACAATCTCAAGCTATATCGCGGTGGTCTGGCTGCCGAAATCTGGCGCTTTGATGTGAATGGCAAATCGGAGGCCGTGAAGCTGGCTTTCAACTTCCCGGCTAAACGCCCCATGGTCTGGCAGGGTCGTCTGTACTTTGTCACCGACAAGGATGGTACAGACAACGTATGGTCCAGTACCTTTGACGGCAGCGACTTACGCCAGGAAACCCGCAATAGCGGGTGGGATATGCGCGGCGTAAGTCTGGATCAGGGTCACATCGTCTACCAGCTGGGTGCCGACATTCATGTCTTCGACCTGGCGTCCGGCAAAGATAGCGTGCCGGATATCCATCTCTCTTCAGATTTCCGTCAACAAGCCGAACGGACGATTCGTAATCCGCTGAACTGGCTCGAGTCTGTGGATCTCGCCGCCAGCGGCAATCGCGTCGCATTGGTTGCCCGTGGTCAGATTGCACTGGCGGGTCAGAACCAGCTGCGCCGCATCGATATCGCGACCCCTGCTGGCAGCCGCTCGCGCTTGGCCACCATTAGCCATAACGGGAAATGGGTATATGCCATCAATGATGCCAATGGCGAGCAGCAAATCTGGCGCTTCCCGGCCGATGGCAGCCAGGGTGGCAAAGCGCTGACCAGCGATCAGGCCGGGTATCGCACTACCCTTGTCGAATCGCCGGATGGCAAATGGATTGTGCACGGGAACAAATTCGGCAAGCTGTGGCTGCTCGACATCGCCTCGGGCAAGAATACTCTGCTGGACGAAAGCATCAGCGGCGACTACAGCAATATTGTCTTCTCGCCAGACTCGAAGACGCTCGCCCTGTCGCGCACCGGCGCCACCGGTCAGCGCAACCAGATTGTGCTCGTTGAGATGAGCAGTGGTGGCAAACACATGGTCACCACAGAAAAATACGATAGCCACGATCCCGCCTTTAGTCCTGATGGCAAGTGGCTGTATTTCCTGTCAGATCGCAACTTTGAAGCGAGCATCGCGGGTCCGTGGGGCGATCGCAATATGGGTCCGTTCTTCGACAAGCGTACCAAGGTGTATGCTCTGGCACTGCAAGATGGTCTGCGCTTCCCGTTCCAGCCCAAGGATGAACTGGAAGTCAGCCAGGGCGATAAGGCAGCGGATAGCAAAGATCATGACAAGAAGTCAGCCGACAAGGACAAGTCTGGCGAAGGTGATAAGGCCAAACCTGATAGCAAGGCGCTGCCTGCAATCGTCTGGAATGGTCTGAATGGACGCCTGTTTGAGGTCCCGCTTGCTGCAGGCAACTATCGCGGGCTCGACCTCGATGACAAGCGACTCTACATTCTGGAGGCAAGCGGACAAGGCAAGCATGTGCTGAAGACGCTGCCCATCGAGGCTACGTCTCCGCAAGCCCTTGTATTTGCCAACGATGTCCGCGAAGCAGTGCTGTCGTCTGACAAGAAGAAAGTGATGATCCGCAAGCAAAACAATGACTTGCTGATCGCAGATGCAGGTGCCAAGTTGCCCGATGATGTCAGCAAGCTGGCCGTTCGCACGGGCGACTGGAACGTCACCCTGCAGCCGCGTGCCGAATGGAACCAGATGTTTGCCGACGCATGGCGCATGCACCGTGATTTCCTGTTCGACCCCAATATGCGCGGAGCCGACTGGAAGACCGTTCGCGCCAAATACGAGGCATTGCTGCCGCGCGTGAATGATCGTCTGGAACTGGAAGACTTGATTGCGCAGATGAACAGCGAAGTCAGCACCCTGCACTCACAGATGCGGCCGGGCGATGTGCGTAATGCCGGAGATGGCAGTACCCCGGCCTTCCTTGGCGCTACAGTTGAAAAGGTAACGGATGGATACAAGGTTACGCACATTTATCGTGGTGATCCGGAGTTGCCGGATGAAGCCTCGCCACTGCTGAAGCCCGGTGTCGACATTCGTGAAGGCGATGTGATTACCGCCATTAACGGCAAGCTGACCATCGAGGCGCGCGACTTGAGCGATTTGCTGCGCAATCAGGCTGGCCAGCAAATCCTGATCGACTTCAAGCGTGGACAGGATGCCCGTCGAGCCATCATCATTGCGGCCAATGCCATGACAAATAGCGGTCTGCGCTATGGTGACTGGGAAGAGTCACTGCGCCGTAAGGTCGATGAAGCGAGTAAGGGCCGGATTGGTTACCTTCATTTGCGTGCCATGGGCGGCAATGATATCGCCAATTTTGCGCGTGAGTTCTATGCCAATATCAATCGCGACGGTCTGATCATCGACGTCCGCCGCAACAACGGCGGCAATATCGATAGCTGGATCATCGAAAAACTGCTGCGCCGTGCCTGGGCCTTCTGGCGTCCGCGCGATGGCTCGCCCGATTTCAAATACACCAATATGCAGCAAACCTTCCGTGGACATCTGGTGGTGCTGATTGACGAGCAATCGTACTCTGACGGCGAAGCTTTTGCTGCAGGTATCAAGGAGCTGGGCATTGCGCCGCTGATTGGTAAGCGCACGGCCGGCGCCGGTGTGTGGCTGTCGGATGGCAACCGACTGGTCGATGGCGGACAGGCGCGCGCAGCTGAAAATGGCGTGTTCTCGGTAAAAACCGGTGAGCTGATGGTGGAAGGTATCGGGGTAGAACCCGATATCCTCGTCGAGAACCCACCGCGCCATACCTTCGAAGGGGGCGATAAACAGCTTGAAGCAGCCATTCAGTGGTTGCAGGACAAACTGACACGTGAACCCATCAAACCTTTAGTTCAAGGTGCGATCCCACCCGTTGGTAAGTCAGTTAAATAG
- a CDS encoding methyl-accepting chemotaxis protein, whose translation MSPSQQGKAALVALCVLMLVSAAQDGSLTAWLMLAGSLGLAWMGWQGIDNALSTQKQTLERQSAAVDHSSSSDHDLARKLERVIADVVPIWERNVELARSQTESSTNALIQRFSQILSTHKSSLNSHGENANEIVSSIHDGEQDLGTIIGKLQEAVASRQRFHSDIVELSRFTEELKVMASDVATIAGQTNLLALNAAIEAARAGEHGRGFAVVADEVRKLSTLSGETGKRIAEKIVNANQAMSSLVEIARVSAESDGQIIGDANTVIHRVISQFDEAVRRLQAELSEESQHAATLEHEVEQVLVDLQYQDRMSQILSHVITDMKKMQEAMQQGAILSVNIEQWMQALEKTYTTLEQRSVHHGKHAQTGATEITYF comes from the coding sequence ATGTCTCCGTCACAACAAGGTAAAGCAGCGCTCGTAGCTCTATGCGTTCTCATGCTGGTCAGCGCAGCTCAAGATGGATCCCTGACAGCGTGGTTGATGTTGGCAGGAAGTCTGGGCTTGGCGTGGATGGGGTGGCAGGGTATCGACAATGCACTCTCTACGCAGAAGCAGACCCTGGAGCGGCAGTCTGCTGCGGTAGATCATTCATCCAGTAGTGATCACGATCTGGCGCGTAAGCTGGAGCGCGTGATTGCAGATGTGGTGCCCATTTGGGAGCGCAACGTCGAACTGGCAAGAAGTCAGACCGAGTCATCTACCAATGCATTGATTCAGCGATTCTCGCAAATACTGAGTACGCATAAGTCTAGCCTCAATTCACACGGCGAAAATGCGAATGAAATCGTCAGCTCCATTCACGACGGCGAGCAGGATTTAGGAACAATCATCGGCAAGCTGCAAGAGGCCGTAGCATCCCGGCAACGCTTCCATTCAGATATCGTCGAGCTGTCGCGCTTCACCGAAGAGCTGAAGGTCATGGCATCCGACGTGGCTACCATTGCCGGACAAACCAATCTGCTGGCACTCAATGCAGCCATCGAAGCCGCCCGTGCTGGTGAGCATGGACGTGGATTCGCTGTGGTGGCCGATGAGGTGCGCAAACTGTCTACGCTCTCCGGCGAGACGGGTAAGCGGATTGCCGAAAAGATCGTAAATGCCAATCAGGCCATGAGTTCTCTGGTAGAGATAGCACGCGTATCAGCCGAATCAGATGGGCAGATTATTGGGGATGCCAACACAGTCATCCATCGTGTGATCAGTCAGTTTGATGAAGCTGTACGCCGTCTGCAGGCCGAACTATCCGAGGAAAGCCAGCATGCCGCCACGCTGGAGCATGAGGTCGAGCAAGTACTCGTTGATTTGCAGTATCAGGATCGCATGAGCCAGATACTGTCCCATGTCATTACTGACATGAAGAAAATGCAGGAAGCCATGCAGCAAGGTGCCATTCTTTCGGTGAATATCGAGCAATGGATGCAAGCACTTGAAAAAACCTACACCACCCTTGAGCAGCGTTCGGTTCATCACGGCAAACATGCGCAGACCGGTGCGACAGAAATCACCTATTTCTAG
- a CDS encoding response regulator, translating to MSKKTILVVDDSSSLRQVVNIALSGAGYEVVEASDGKDALTKLDGRKFHLVISDVNMPNMDGITFVKNMKQNPTYKFTPVIMLTTEGDESKKQEGQAAGAKAWVLKPFQPAQMLAAVSKLVLP from the coding sequence ATGAGCAAGAAAACCATTCTCGTCGTTGATGATTCCTCGTCGCTTCGTCAGGTTGTCAATATTGCACTCAGTGGTGCCGGATATGAAGTAGTCGAAGCCTCAGATGGCAAGGATGCGCTCACCAAGCTAGATGGTCGCAAATTCCATTTGGTCATTTCAGATGTGAACATGCCCAATATGGACGGCATTACTTTCGTGAAGAATATGAAGCAGAATCCAACCTATAAATTCACGCCTGTGATCATGCTGACCACGGAAGGTGATGAGAGCAAAAAGCAGGAAGGCCAGGCGGCAGGCGCCAAGGCCTGGGTGCTGAAGCCATTCCAGCCAGCGCAAATGCTGGCCGCCGTCAGTAAGCTCGTCCTGCCGTAA
- a CDS encoding chemotaxis protein CheD — protein MTSSPPNQATPAIQAIEHFVHPGQICFDKAPGHILTLLGTCISITVWHPERKLGGLCHYLLPEPDPRKPTASDDGRYATLAVSQLVMHMTRFQTQPAEYVTRMFGGTETTSSRHAALEIGLRNIAAGLDLLAAYGLKLADADVGGRRYRRLDFDLGTGQVNVSYGPFQGAMKSGGRS, from the coding sequence ATGACCTCCTCCCCGCCCAATCAGGCGACCCCGGCCATTCAGGCCATCGAGCATTTCGTCCATCCGGGACAAATTTGTTTCGATAAAGCTCCGGGGCACATTCTGACCTTGCTCGGCACCTGTATTTCCATAACAGTCTGGCATCCCGAACGCAAACTTGGCGGTCTATGCCACTATTTACTGCCGGAACCCGATCCACGTAAACCCACCGCGTCCGATGATGGTCGCTACGCCACGCTGGCCGTTTCCCAGCTCGTCATGCACATGACACGCTTTCAAACTCAACCTGCAGAGTACGTAACGCGAATGTTTGGCGGGACTGAAACAACGTCATCGCGTCATGCCGCGCTTGAAATCGGCTTGCGCAACATTGCGGCGGGGCTCGATTTGCTGGCAGCATATGGCCTTAAGCTGGCCGATGCCGATGTAGGTGGGCGCCGGTACAGGCGGCTGGATTTCGATCTTGGTACAGGTCAGGTGAATGTAAGTTATGGCCCATTCCAGGGTGCGATGAAATCTGGAGGACGATCATGA
- a CDS encoding chemotaxis response regulator protein-glutamate methylesterase, translated as MIKVLGVDDSAVVRQVLSELIAKEPGLELIGTASDPIFAMKMMQTQWPDVIVLDIEMPRMDGLTFLKQIMQQRPTPVIICSSLAKEGAHATIEALANGAVSIITKPSLGLKSFLEDRSTGLIGAIREAAHARVKRLSSPPVSQSVPPSSNTSPILPDRTKLSPDVVLAPPTPGAMHTTTERFIAIGTSTGGTQALDMLLRQMPATSPGIVIVQHMPEKFTEAFAERLNSISGMDVREARNGDRVLPGLALIAPGGKHMLVHRNGAQYQIEVIDGPLVSRHKPSVDVLFRSVAKSAGRNAVGVILTGMGDDGAKGLKEMYDAGAYTIAQDEKSCVVFGMPKEAIKLGAAKMITGLESIPRIMLSQGKSTV; from the coding sequence ATGATAAAGGTATTAGGTGTCGATGATTCAGCGGTCGTTCGTCAGGTACTGAGCGAATTGATCGCCAAGGAACCAGGCCTTGAGCTCATCGGTACGGCATCCGACCCGATCTTTGCGATGAAAATGATGCAAACACAGTGGCCAGACGTCATCGTACTGGACATTGAAATGCCGCGCATGGATGGTCTGACCTTTCTCAAACAGATCATGCAGCAGCGTCCAACGCCTGTCATTATCTGCTCATCGCTCGCCAAAGAGGGTGCGCATGCCACCATTGAGGCGCTGGCAAACGGCGCTGTCAGCATCATTACCAAGCCTAGTTTGGGGCTAAAAAGCTTTCTTGAGGATCGTTCGACAGGTTTGATTGGTGCGATCAGGGAAGCCGCGCACGCACGAGTCAAGCGCCTGTCATCCCCACCAGTCTCTCAATCCGTCCCCCCCTCCTCAAACACATCGCCTATCCTGCCGGATCGCACCAAGCTATCGCCTGATGTAGTACTTGCCCCACCCACACCAGGGGCGATGCACACCACGACTGAGCGGTTTATTGCGATCGGAACCAGCACAGGGGGAACACAGGCACTCGATATGTTGCTCCGGCAAATGCCGGCAACTAGTCCGGGGATTGTCATTGTGCAGCATATGCCTGAAAAATTTACCGAAGCCTTTGCTGAGCGGCTCAATAGTATCTCCGGCATGGACGTTCGCGAAGCCAGAAATGGGGATCGCGTTTTGCCCGGATTAGCCCTGATTGCACCGGGCGGAAAGCATATGCTCGTTCATCGTAATGGCGCCCAGTATCAGATTGAAGTCATTGATGGCCCGCTGGTGAGCCGGCATAAGCCATCAGTTGATGTGCTATTCCGTTCCGTTGCCAAATCAGCCGGACGCAATGCAGTTGGCGTCATTCTGACCGGCATGGGCGATGATGGCGCTAAAGGATTGAAAGAAATGTACGATGCGGGCGCATACACCATTGCTCAAGATGAAAAAAGCTGCGTCGTATTTGGTATGCCCAAAGAGGCGATCAAACTCGGTGCCGCCAAAATGATCACCGGATTGGAGTCTATCCCCAGAATCATGTTGTCACAGGGGAAGTCAACGGTTTAG